Proteins encoded in a region of the Sparus aurata chromosome 6, fSpaAur1.1, whole genome shotgun sequence genome:
- the cishb gene encoding cytokine inducible SH2-containing protein b encodes MVARTVTIFHHEGGPCCPHPSPPPWDPAEDLRCITTTFQYLQTSGWYWGSISASEAREALLKKSEGTFLMRDSSHPQYMLALSVKTRSGPTSVRIEYSKGSFWLDSISPGLPQLQSFPDVLSLIQHYMGLGHTPQGQASNDIQPKTKPDPAKLSSKDSSVPLKLMQPLHKPEAFPSLQHLARLTINRHTRCPEQLPLPKPLLRYLQDYPFHI; translated from the exons ATGGTTGCCCGAACAGTAACCATTTTCCATCATGAAGGAGGTCCGTGCTGTCCAcatccctctcctccaccctggGACCCAGCAGAGGACCTCCGCTGCATCACCACCACCTTCCAGTATCTCCAGACCTCAG GCTGGTACTGGGGATCCATCTCAGCCAGTGAAGCTAGGGAGGCTCTGCTGAAAAAGTCTGAAGGCACGTTTCTGATGCGTGACAGCAGTCACCCTCAGTACATGCTGGCCCTGTCTGTGAAGACCCGCAGTGGGCCGACCAGCGTACGCATCGAGTACAGCAAGGGCTCCTTCTGGCTGGACTCCATTTCCCCTGGCCTGCCTCAACTGCAGTCCTTCCCGGATGTTCTCAGCCTCATACAGCACTACATGGGCTTGGGCCACACGCCGCAGGGTCAGGCGTCCAATGACATCCAGCCCAAAACCAAGCCCGACCCTGCCAAGCTCTCGTCGAAAGACAGCAGCGTGCCTCTGAAGCTGATGCAGCCCCTGCACAAACCAGAGGCCTTCCCCTCTTTGCAGCACCTGGCGCGCCTCACCATCAACAGACACACCAGATGCCCCGAGCAGCTGCCACTCCCAAAGCCTCTGCTGCGCTACCTGCAGGACTACCCTTTTCACATATGA
- the LOC115583035 gene encoding transforming protein RhoA: MAAIRKKLVIVGDGACGKTCLLIVFSKDQFPEVYVPTVFENYVADIEVDSKQVELALWDTAGQEDYDRLRPLSYPDTDVILMCFSIDSPDSLENIPEKWTPEVKHFCPNVPIILVGNKKDLRNDEHTRRELAKMKQEPVKPEDGRDMANRISAFGYMECSAKTKDGVREVFEMATRAALQARRGKKSSKCVLL; the protein is encoded by the exons ATGGCAGCGATCAGGAAAAAGCTGGTCATAGTTGGAGATGGAGCCTGCGGGAAGACCTGTCTGCTCATTGTGTTCAGTAAGGACCAGTTTCCAGAGGTCTATGTGCCCACAGTGTTTGAGAACTACGTCGCTGACATCGAGGTTGATAGCAAACAG GTTGAGTTAGCGCTCTGGGATACAGCAGGTCAAGAAGACTATGACAGGCTGCGCCCGCTCTCCTATCCAGACACTGATGTCATTCTCATGTGCTTCTCCATTGACAGCCCTGACAGTCTTG AGAACATTCCTGAGAAGTGGACTCCCGAGGTGAAACACTTCTGCCCTAATGTTCCCATTATCCTGGTGGGAAATAAAAAGGACCTGCGCAATGATGAGCACACTCGGAGGGAGCTTGCCAAAATGAAGCag GAACCAGTGAAACCAGAGGATGGACGGGACATGGCTAACAGGATCAGTGCCTTTGGATACATGGAGTGCTCTGCAAAAACAAAGGATGGTGTGAGGGAAGTGTTCGAGATGGCCACCAGGGCTGCACTACAGGCCCGGCGGGGAAAGAAGAGCAGTAAATGTGTCCTACTGTAA